A part of Micromonospora chersina genomic DNA contains:
- a CDS encoding ABC transporter ATP-binding protein — translation MSESTGRHTPAAGGVQPLLELRDLDTDIALRRGTVHALDGVSLQVMPGETLGVVGESGSGKTMTALSIMGLLPPGGQVAGGQILFEGRDLRALPPDEVRRIRGVRMGMVFQDPLTSLNPTMRIGVQVGEPLRVHERVGRAEARERTIEILRRVGMPRPERIVDNYPHELSGGMRQRVAIAMALVCSPRLLIADEPTTALDVTTQRQILELIDDLREEFGMAVVLVTHDLGVIAGRADRVAVMYAGRVVETAATAELFRSPRHRYTQALMQALPESAVRESGEHARLYSIPGLPPDLSRPLTGCRFAPRCRHVTDECRSTEVTLSAGAHQHACLHPVPAESAAPVSPPAPVRVEPVPQPAGAAAGPGEPAAEPVLSVRNLVKNYAAHGRGLLRRTAGQVSAVAGVSFDVGPGETFGLVGESGCGKSTVGRLAVGLEQPTAGQILLDGTDIAGLAGRERRRMHRQVQLMFQDSYAAMNPRMRVDAILAEPLEIQKVGGTAERRARIATLLDQVGLSRRVLERYPHEFSGGQLQRIGLARSLALQPRLIVGDEPVSALDVSIQAQVLNLMRDLQRELGLAYVFISHDLSVVDYMADRIGVMYLGKLVEVGPARDVVRAARHPYTQALIDAVPTVTPNPAAARDGVTIRGELPSALNPPTGCRFRTRCPLAQDVCATEPPLAGDAHQVACHFPLRPESTAASARAGAAA, via the coding sequence ATGAGCGAATCGACCGGCCGGCACACGCCGGCAGCCGGCGGAGTCCAGCCCCTGCTGGAACTGCGCGACCTCGACACCGACATCGCGCTGCGCCGGGGCACCGTGCACGCCCTGGACGGGGTCAGCCTCCAGGTCATGCCGGGGGAGACCCTCGGCGTCGTGGGGGAGTCGGGCAGCGGCAAGACGATGACCGCGCTCTCGATCATGGGCCTGCTGCCACCCGGTGGCCAGGTGGCCGGGGGACAGATCCTCTTCGAGGGCCGTGACCTGCGCGCGCTGCCGCCCGACGAGGTACGCCGGATCCGCGGGGTCCGGATGGGCATGGTCTTCCAGGACCCGCTCACCTCACTCAACCCGACCATGCGCATCGGCGTCCAGGTCGGCGAACCGCTGCGGGTGCACGAGCGGGTCGGCCGGGCGGAGGCCCGGGAGCGGACCATCGAGATCCTGCGCCGGGTCGGGATGCCGCGCCCGGAGCGGATCGTCGACAACTACCCGCACGAGCTGTCCGGCGGGATGCGGCAACGGGTCGCCATCGCGATGGCGCTGGTCTGCTCACCGCGCCTGCTCATCGCCGACGAGCCGACCACCGCGCTCGACGTCACCACCCAGCGGCAGATCCTCGAACTCATCGACGACCTCCGGGAAGAGTTCGGGATGGCGGTCGTCCTGGTCACCCACGACCTGGGGGTGATCGCCGGCCGCGCCGACCGGGTCGCCGTCATGTACGCCGGACGGGTGGTCGAGACCGCGGCGACCGCGGAGCTGTTCCGCTCGCCGCGGCACCGCTACACGCAGGCGCTCATGCAGGCGCTCCCCGAGTCGGCGGTCCGGGAGTCCGGCGAACACGCCCGCCTCTACAGCATCCCGGGCCTGCCGCCGGACCTGTCCCGGCCGCTGACCGGCTGCCGCTTCGCGCCACGCTGCCGGCACGTCACCGACGAGTGCCGGAGCACCGAGGTGACCCTGTCCGCCGGCGCGCACCAGCACGCCTGCCTGCACCCGGTGCCGGCGGAGAGCGCAGCGCCGGTCAGCCCGCCCGCCCCGGTACGGGTCGAGCCGGTGCCGCAACCGGCGGGCGCGGCGGCCGGCCCCGGTGAGCCGGCGGCGGAGCCGGTCCTGTCGGTGCGGAACCTGGTCAAGAACTACGCCGCGCACGGGCGCGGGCTGCTGCGCCGGACCGCCGGGCAGGTCAGCGCCGTGGCGGGTGTGTCGTTCGACGTCGGCCCGGGCGAGACGTTCGGGCTGGTCGGCGAATCCGGCTGCGGCAAGTCCACAGTGGGCCGGCTGGCCGTCGGGCTGGAGCAGCCGACCGCCGGGCAGATCCTGCTGGACGGCACGGACATCGCCGGCCTGGCCGGACGGGAACGCCGCCGGATGCACCGGCAGGTCCAGCTCATGTTCCAGGACAGCTACGCCGCCATGAACCCGCGGATGCGCGTCGACGCCATCCTCGCCGAACCCCTGGAGATCCAGAAGGTGGGCGGCACGGCGGAGCGTCGGGCGCGGATCGCCACGCTGCTCGACCAGGTGGGGCTGTCGCGGCGGGTCCTGGAGCGCTACCCCCACGAGTTCTCCGGCGGCCAACTGCAGCGCATCGGGCTGGCCCGGTCGCTGGCCCTGCAGCCCCGGCTGATCGTCGGCGACGAGCCGGTGAGCGCGCTGGACGTGTCCATCCAGGCGCAGGTCCTCAACCTCATGCGGGACCTGCAGCGTGAACTCGGCCTGGCGTACGTCTTCATCAGCCACGACCTGTCCGTCGTCGACTACATGGCGGACCGGATCGGCGTCATGTACCTCGGCAAGCTCGTCGAGGTCGGGCCCGCCCGGGACGTGGTCCGCGCCGCCCGGCACCCGTACACGCAGGCCCTCATCGACGCCGTCCCCACCGTCACGCCGAACCCCGCGGCCGCGCGTGACGGGGTGACCATCCGGGGCGAGCTGCCCAGCGCGCTGAACCCGCCCACCGGGTGTCGGTTCCGGACCCGTTGCCCGCTGGCCCAGGACGTCTGCGCGACCGAGCCGCCGCTTGCCGGCGACGCGCACCAGGTGGCCTGCCACTTCCCGCTGCGCCCGGAGTCGACCGCGGCGTCCGCCCGGGCCGGGGCGGCCGCGTGA
- a CDS encoding ABC transporter permease, with product MTTLSEAVRPGAVPDQPADAEAPVRGLWRQGLVVFCENRLALVGLGLFVLLAGICFLGPLFYHTDQVHTDLTAVHLAPGEQGHPLGTDGVGYDQLGRLMLGGQTSIIVGLAAGILATAVGTIWGAVAGFAGGWVDSAMMRVVDAMMSIPSLFLFMLLAAIVTPSVPMLIVIIGAFAWLGPARLVRGDALTLRSREYVQAMRGMGGTGGRAVRRHIVPNAIGTVIVNATFQVADAILYVAYLSFLGLGVPPPAANWGGMLSDGLADTYSGHWWLHYPPGIAIILIVLAFNFIGDGLRDAFEVRLRRR from the coding sequence ATGACCACACTCTCCGAGGCGGTCCGCCCCGGCGCCGTCCCCGACCAGCCGGCCGACGCCGAGGCGCCGGTGCGCGGCCTCTGGCGGCAGGGGCTGGTCGTCTTCTGCGAGAACCGGCTGGCCCTCGTGGGCCTGGGCCTGTTCGTCCTGCTGGCCGGGATCTGCTTCCTCGGCCCGCTCTTCTACCACACCGACCAGGTGCACACCGACCTCACGGCGGTCCACCTGGCCCCCGGCGAGCAGGGGCACCCGCTCGGCACCGACGGGGTCGGCTACGACCAGTTGGGGCGGCTCATGCTCGGCGGTCAGACGTCGATCATCGTCGGGCTCGCCGCCGGGATCCTCGCCACCGCCGTGGGCACGATCTGGGGCGCCGTGGCCGGGTTCGCGGGCGGCTGGGTGGACTCGGCGATGATGCGGGTGGTCGACGCCATGATGTCGATCCCGTCGCTGTTCCTCTTCATGCTGCTCGCCGCCATCGTCACGCCGAGCGTGCCCATGCTCATCGTCATCATCGGCGCCTTCGCCTGGCTGGGCCCGGCGCGGCTGGTCCGGGGTGACGCGCTGACCCTGCGCTCCCGCGAGTACGTCCAGGCGATGCGGGGGATGGGTGGCACCGGCGGCCGGGCGGTACGCCGGCACATCGTGCCGAACGCCATCGGGACCGTGATCGTCAACGCGACCTTCCAGGTCGCCGACGCGATCCTCTATGTCGCGTACCTGTCCTTCCTCGGCCTCGGCGTCCCCCCGCCGGCGGCGAACTGGGGCGGGATGCTCTCCGACGGCCTGGCGGACACCTACAGCGGCCACTGGTGGCTGCACTACCCGCCCGGCATCGCCATCATCCTCATCGTCCTCGCCTTCAACTTCATCGGCGACGGGCTGAGGGACGCCTTCGAGGTCCGCCTCCGGCGACGCTGA
- a CDS encoding ABC transporter permease, giving the protein MVRYLITRVGQALVVVVLVTVIAFLILHLLPGGAARATLGKEATLEQLAAFNHDMGYDRPWIQQYGMYVHRLLRGDLGYSYQLNQSVVEAISQRLPKTMVLSLLSTVLAVVLAIPLGVIQAVRRNRWPDYAITSLSLLAYATPIFFLGLMMIIVFSQVWPILPPEAPQGFTVAEVLADPAGLVLPTITLAIVTIAVYSRYVRSAMVDNLNENYVRTARSKGLSERRVVLRHTLRNGLFPVIALLGMYLPALFSGALVVESLFNFPGMGHLFWQAALKRDFPILLGVTVIISIATVVGALVADLLYAAVDPRVRLQRSAS; this is encoded by the coding sequence GTGGTCCGGTACCTCATCACGCGCGTGGGCCAGGCCCTCGTCGTCGTCGTGCTCGTCACGGTGATCGCGTTCCTCATCCTGCACCTGCTGCCCGGCGGCGCGGCACGCGCCACCCTCGGCAAGGAGGCGACGCTGGAGCAGCTGGCGGCGTTCAACCACGACATGGGCTACGACCGGCCCTGGATCCAGCAGTACGGCATGTACGTGCACCGCCTGCTGCGCGGCGACCTGGGCTACTCGTACCAGCTCAACCAGTCGGTCGTCGAGGCGATCAGCCAGCGGCTGCCGAAGACCATGGTGCTGTCGCTGCTGTCGACAGTGCTCGCCGTCGTGCTGGCGATCCCGCTCGGCGTGATCCAGGCGGTACGCCGCAACCGGTGGCCCGACTACGCCATCACCTCGCTGTCGCTGCTGGCGTACGCCACGCCCATCTTCTTCCTGGGCCTCATGATGATCATCGTGTTCTCGCAGGTCTGGCCGATCCTGCCGCCCGAGGCGCCGCAGGGGTTCACCGTGGCGGAGGTGCTCGCCGACCCGGCCGGGCTGGTCCTGCCGACGATCACGCTCGCCATCGTCACCATCGCCGTCTACTCGCGGTACGTCCGCTCCGCCATGGTCGACAACCTCAACGAGAACTACGTCCGCACCGCCCGCAGCAAGGGCCTCTCCGAGCGGCGGGTGGTGCTGCGGCACACCCTGCGCAACGGGCTGTTCCCGGTCATCGCGCTGCTCGGGATGTACCTGCCCGCGCTGTTCAGCGGCGCGCTGGTCGTCGAGTCGCTGTTCAACTTCCCCGGCATGGGACACCTGTTCTGGCAGGCGGCGCTCAAGCGTGACTTCCCGATCCTGCTCGGGGTCACCGTCATCATCTCGATCGCGACGGTGGTCGGCGCGCTCGTCGCCGACCTGCTCTACGCCGCCGTCGATCCCCGGGTCCGACTCCAGCGGAGCGCGTCATGA
- a CDS encoding peptide ABC transporter substrate-binding protein, with the protein MRSRFPRRALRGAVAVASAVALGAGLVACGGGSGSSKDGGSQGKDTATVAFRTPNWILPISAPGFTQGENAIFGQALYRSLYQYKLDGTAQYNIDPQRSMAEAPVVSDGGRTLTITLKDNTWSDGKPVTTRDIQFWYDLVRANKDKWASYRAGGLPDNIARWSVKDEKTFSITTTKVFNTAWFVDNQLNKITPMPQHAWDKDSATAAVSDLASTPAGAKKVFDFLTAAAKDPKTYDSNELWKVTSGPWKLAKYVPNGEVTLAAQPNYSGTDKPKLAKIVLRPFTGDDAEFNVLRAGDIDYGYVPAANLSQEGYLKSKGYTVSPWYGWSVTYLQLNFNNPKTGVLFKQPYLRQSLQMLIDQPTISKVIWSGTAAPTCGPVPAKPGANGTDAAGCAYSFDPAKAKELLEGHGWKVTPDGQTTCQTPGSGPNQCGEGIAAGTPLKLTVTSQTGFAATTKMFAEIKSQMAKLGIQLTIKEVPDSVAVTPACKPTDATCSWDMSFFGSQGSWYYPAFASGERLFATGAPVNLGSYSNPEADKLIEATQFSGDESALKAYNDFLAKDLPVLWMPNPVFQVSAYRSGLQGVEPQDPMNFMYFQDWSWK; encoded by the coding sequence ATGAGGAGCAGATTTCCCCGGCGAGCCCTCCGCGGCGCGGTCGCGGTAGCCAGCGCCGTCGCCCTCGGGGCGGGTCTGGTCGCCTGCGGTGGTGGCAGCGGTTCGTCGAAGGACGGCGGGAGTCAGGGCAAGGACACCGCGACCGTCGCCTTCCGTACCCCCAACTGGATCCTGCCGATCTCGGCGCCCGGCTTCACGCAGGGCGAGAACGCCATCTTCGGCCAGGCGCTGTACCGGTCCCTCTACCAGTACAAGCTGGACGGCACGGCGCAGTACAACATCGACCCGCAGCGCTCGATGGCCGAGGCGCCGGTGGTCAGCGACGGCGGCAGGACGCTGACCATCACGCTGAAGGACAACACCTGGTCCGACGGAAAGCCGGTCACCACCCGGGACATCCAGTTCTGGTACGACCTGGTCAGGGCCAACAAGGACAAGTGGGCGTCCTACCGGGCCGGCGGCCTCCCGGACAACATCGCCCGGTGGTCGGTCAAGGACGAGAAGACCTTCTCGATCACCACCACGAAGGTCTTCAACACCGCCTGGTTCGTCGACAACCAGCTCAACAAGATCACCCCGATGCCCCAGCACGCCTGGGACAAGGACTCCGCCACCGCGGCCGTCAGCGACCTGGCCAGCACCCCGGCGGGCGCGAAGAAGGTCTTCGACTTCCTCACCGCGGCCGCCAAGGACCCGAAGACCTACGACTCCAACGAGCTGTGGAAGGTCACCAGCGGCCCCTGGAAGCTGGCGAAGTACGTGCCCAACGGCGAGGTCACCCTCGCCGCACAGCCGAACTACTCCGGCACGGACAAGCCGAAGCTCGCCAAGATCGTGCTGCGGCCGTTCACCGGCGACGACGCGGAGTTCAACGTCCTGCGCGCCGGTGACATCGACTACGGCTACGTGCCCGCGGCCAACCTCTCGCAGGAGGGCTACCTCAAGTCCAAGGGCTACACGGTCTCGCCGTGGTACGGCTGGTCCGTCACCTACCTGCAGCTGAACTTCAACAACCCGAAGACCGGGGTGCTGTTCAAGCAGCCGTACCTGCGGCAGTCGCTGCAGATGCTCATCGACCAGCCGACGATCAGCAAGGTGATCTGGTCCGGCACGGCCGCGCCGACCTGCGGCCCGGTGCCGGCCAAGCCGGGCGCCAACGGCACCGACGCCGCCGGCTGCGCCTACTCCTTCGACCCGGCGAAGGCGAAGGAACTGCTGGAGGGCCACGGCTGGAAGGTGACCCCGGACGGGCAGACCACCTGCCAGACGCCGGGCAGCGGGCCGAACCAGTGCGGCGAGGGCATCGCCGCCGGCACTCCGCTGAAGCTCACCGTGACCAGCCAGACCGGCTTCGCCGCCACGACCAAGATGTTCGCCGAGATCAAGTCGCAGATGGCCAAGCTGGGCATCCAGCTGACCATCAAGGAGGTGCCCGACTCGGTCGCGGTCACCCCGGCCTGCAAGCCGACCGACGCGACCTGCTCGTGGGACATGTCCTTCTTCGGCTCGCAGGGCAGCTGGTACTACCCGGCGTTCGCCAGCGGCGAGCGGCTCTTCGCCACCGGCGCCCCGGTGAACCTGGGCAGCTACAGCAACCCGGAGGCCGACAAGCTCATCGAGGCCACCCAGTTCTCCGGCGACGAGAGCGCGCTCAAGGCGTACAACGACTTCCTCGCCAAGGACCTGCCGGTGCTCTGGATGCCGAACCCGGTGTTCCAGGTCTCGGCGTACCGGTCCGGCCTGCAGGGGGTCGAGCCGCAGGACCCGATGAACTTCATGTACTTCCAGGACTGGTCCTGGAAGTGA
- a CDS encoding ROK family transcriptional regulator — MEPSISATLRDQTLSLLASGTVTSRADLIEALQVAPSTVTSVVRRLLEEGVILEEGVGRSTGGRRPRILRLRETNGILAVAELGGRHARVGLCAPDGGLRATEEVAIDIAAGPTEVFEVVAATVDRLHAATAPGQELLGVGVALPGPVEFPGGRLIGPARMPGWSGVDARARLTERFPVPVVVDNDAKAAAIGEYVTRRNEFGDMIYVKAGTGIGACLVSGGQIYRGGRGLSGDVTHVRVADSGERECSCGSRGCLETVASGAALARQLAEQGSSATTIRHIVAAVSDADPTVVTMVRHAGRLLGVALSGLVNFLNPDAVVIGGALSSLDVYVAATRGMLYERCLPSMTQSLTIEASVAGPDAALVGLGHLLRTTTDVRPS, encoded by the coding sequence TTGGAACCTTCGATCTCCGCCACGCTGCGAGACCAGACCCTGAGCCTGCTGGCCAGCGGCACGGTCACCTCGCGCGCCGACCTCATCGAGGCGTTGCAGGTCGCCCCCTCGACCGTCACGAGCGTGGTGCGCCGGCTGCTGGAGGAGGGCGTCATCCTCGAGGAGGGGGTGGGCCGGTCCACCGGCGGACGACGCCCCCGGATCCTGCGCCTGCGGGAGACCAACGGGATCCTCGCCGTCGCGGAGCTGGGCGGCCGGCACGCCCGGGTGGGGTTGTGCGCGCCCGACGGAGGCCTGCGCGCCACCGAGGAGGTCGCCATCGACATCGCCGCCGGACCGACCGAGGTGTTCGAGGTCGTCGCGGCGACGGTCGACCGGCTCCACGCGGCGACCGCGCCCGGCCAGGAGCTGCTCGGGGTCGGCGTGGCCCTGCCGGGTCCGGTCGAGTTCCCCGGTGGACGGCTGATCGGCCCGGCCCGGATGCCCGGCTGGAGCGGCGTCGACGCGAGGGCCCGCCTCACCGAGCGCTTCCCGGTGCCGGTGGTCGTCGACAACGACGCCAAGGCGGCGGCCATCGGCGAGTACGTCACCCGGCGCAACGAGTTCGGCGACATGATCTACGTGAAGGCCGGCACCGGCATCGGCGCCTGCCTGGTCAGCGGCGGTCAGATCTACCGGGGCGGGCGCGGCCTCAGCGGCGACGTCACCCACGTCCGGGTGGCCGACAGCGGCGAGCGGGAGTGCTCCTGCGGCAGCCGGGGCTGTCTGGAAACCGTCGCCAGCGGCGCCGCCCTGGCCCGCCAGTTGGCCGAGCAGGGGTCGTCGGCGACCACGATCCGGCACATCGTGGCGGCGGTCAGCGACGCCGACCCGACCGTCGTGACCATGGTGCGCCACGCCGGCAGGCTGCTCGGCGTCGCCCTCTCCGGCCTTGTCAACTTCCTCAACCCCGACGCCGTCGTCATCGGCGGCGCACTGTCCAGCCTCGACGTCTACGTGGCCGCGACCCGCGGGATGCTCTACGAGCGCTGCCTACCGTCCATGACCCAGTCCCTGACCATCGAAGCCAGCGTCGCGGGCCCGGATGCGGCCCTGGTCGGCCTCGGGCACCTGCTGCGCACGACGACCGACGTACGACCCTCCTGA
- a CDS encoding M81 family metallopeptidase encodes MPRPLRVAIGGIHIESSTFSPHLSTADDFEVTRGDALLARYDWLSPAQPWATDVEWIPLVHARALPGGAVDRATYEAWATELVEKLAAAGPLDGMLLDFHGAMTVVGSDDAEGHLVAAIRSVLGPEPFVSAAMDLHGNVSQVLFDACDLLTCYRTAPHVDVWETRERAARNLVEALRRQQRPHKALVHVPILLPGEMTSTREEPARGLYARIPDIEARDGVVDAAIWIGYAWADQPRCRGAVVVTGTDATATAEAARELGGHFWAARDEFAFVAPTGSMDECLDTALAAVADPARRPFFISDSGDNPGAGGADDVTFALERMLARPEIRDGSRRAVFASLVDPQAVAQVADQPLGSPVRVTVGGRIDSRSPGPLPLDGILEAVADDPDGGRCVSVRVGGLSVFVTSRRMQYRLLESYARLGVKLDEVDLVVVKIGYLEPELFDAAGDWLLALTPGGVDQDLARLPYRKVVRPLFPLDRDFTADLAVVTG; translated from the coding sequence GTGCCCCGTCCCCTCCGCGTCGCCATCGGCGGCATCCACATCGAGTCCAGCACGTTCTCGCCGCACCTGAGCACCGCCGACGACTTCGAGGTCACCCGGGGCGACGCGCTGCTGGCCCGGTACGACTGGCTCTCCCCCGCCCAGCCCTGGGCCACCGACGTCGAGTGGATCCCGCTCGTGCACGCCCGGGCCCTGCCCGGCGGGGCGGTGGACCGGGCGACGTACGAGGCCTGGGCCACCGAGCTGGTGGAGAAGCTGGCCGCGGCCGGCCCTCTGGACGGCATGCTGCTGGACTTCCACGGCGCCATGACCGTCGTCGGGAGCGACGACGCGGAGGGCCACCTCGTCGCCGCCATCCGGTCGGTGCTCGGGCCGGAGCCGTTCGTCTCCGCCGCGATGGACCTGCACGGCAACGTCTCCCAGGTGCTCTTCGACGCCTGCGACCTGCTCACCTGCTACCGCACCGCCCCGCACGTCGACGTGTGGGAGACCCGGGAGCGCGCCGCCCGCAACCTGGTCGAGGCGCTGCGCCGGCAGCAGCGCCCGCACAAGGCGCTGGTCCACGTGCCGATCCTGCTGCCCGGGGAGATGACCAGCACCCGCGAGGAGCCGGCCCGGGGCCTCTACGCGCGGATCCCCGACATCGAGGCCCGCGACGGCGTCGTCGACGCGGCGATCTGGATCGGGTACGCCTGGGCCGACCAGCCGCGTTGCCGGGGCGCGGTCGTCGTCACCGGCACCGACGCCACCGCCACGGCCGAGGCGGCCCGCGAACTCGGCGGGCACTTCTGGGCGGCCCGCGACGAGTTCGCCTTCGTCGCTCCCACCGGCTCGATGGACGAGTGCCTCGACACCGCCCTGGCCGCGGTCGCCGATCCGGCCCGGCGGCCGTTCTTCATCAGCGACTCCGGTGACAACCCGGGCGCCGGCGGCGCCGACGACGTCACCTTCGCCCTGGAACGGATGCTGGCCCGCCCCGAGATCCGCGACGGCTCCCGCCGTGCCGTGTTCGCCTCGCTGGTCGACCCGCAGGCCGTGGCCCAGGTCGCCGACCAGCCGCTCGGCTCGCCGGTCCGGGTGACCGTCGGCGGGCGGATCGACTCCCGGAGCCCGGGGCCGCTGCCGCTCGACGGGATCCTGGAGGCGGTCGCCGACGATCCCGACGGCGGGCGGTGTGTCAGCGTACGGGTGGGCGGGCTCAGCGTCTTCGTCACCTCCCGCCGGATGCAGTACCGCCTGCTGGAGTCCTACGCACGGCTGGGCGTCAAGCTCGATGAGGTGGATCTCGTCGTGGTGAAGATCGGCTATCTCGAACCCGAGCTGTTCGACGCCGCCGGAGACTGGCTGCTCGCCCTGACGCCGGGCGGCGTCGACCAGGACCTCGCGCGACTGCCGTACCGGAAGGTGGTGCGACCGCTGTTCCCCCTGGACCGCGACTTCACCGCGGACCTCGCCGTGGTGACCGGGTGA
- a CDS encoding ROK family protein, translating into MTQPEDQCVLAVDVGGTTIKGAVVGEDGRRRHTLTVPSRADDDPVKAVRSLCVQLRDDALDLGATPAAIGVVTPGLVDETNGVVRYAANLRFRNVPLRALVGDDLGLPVAVGHDARAAGVAEAVAGAARGLDNFLLLPLGTGIAAAVVVHGEPVPGATGSAGEVGHMPVHPGGEPCSCGQRGCLEVYASAGGLARRYARLGGTPGSDSRAIADAVATDPVAAVVWNDATQALGTALATLTLTLDPARIVLGGGLADAGELFFDPVRDALRAALAWRTPPPVLRSAFGAQAAQIGAAVLARRLAGLSVPDGWGAPEPEEG; encoded by the coding sequence GTGACCCAGCCCGAAGACCAGTGCGTCCTTGCCGTGGACGTCGGCGGAACGACCATCAAGGGGGCCGTGGTCGGCGAGGACGGCCGGCGCCGGCACACGCTGACCGTGCCGTCGCGCGCCGACGACGACCCGGTCAAGGCGGTCCGCTCCCTGTGCGTCCAACTGCGCGACGACGCGCTCGATCTCGGCGCCACACCGGCCGCGATCGGCGTGGTCACGCCGGGCCTCGTCGACGAGACGAACGGGGTGGTGCGGTACGCCGCCAACCTCCGGTTCCGCAACGTGCCGCTCCGCGCCCTCGTCGGGGACGACCTCGGGCTCCCGGTGGCGGTCGGGCACGACGCGCGGGCGGCCGGCGTCGCCGAGGCGGTGGCCGGGGCGGCCCGCGGGCTGGACAACTTCCTGCTGCTGCCGCTGGGCACCGGCATCGCCGCGGCGGTGGTGGTGCACGGCGAGCCGGTGCCGGGCGCGACCGGCTCGGCCGGCGAGGTCGGCCACATGCCGGTCCACCCCGGCGGCGAGCCGTGCAGCTGCGGGCAGCGGGGCTGCCTGGAGGTCTACGCCTCCGCCGGCGGGCTGGCCCGCCGCTACGCCCGGCTCGGCGGAACCCCGGGCTCGGACAGCCGCGCCATCGCCGATGCGGTGGCCACCGACCCGGTCGCCGCCGTCGTCTGGAACGACGCGACCCAGGCGCTGGGGACCGCCCTGGCCACCCTCACCCTGACCCTCGACCCGGCCCGCATCGTTCTCGGCGGCGGGCTGGCGGACGCGGGCGAGTTGTTCTTCGACCCGGTACGCGACGCCCTGCGCGCGGCCCTCGCCTGGCGGACCCCACCCCCGGTGCTGCGCTCCGCGTTCGGTGCGCAGGCCGCACAGATCGGCGCCGCCGTCCTGGCCCGACGGCTCGCCGGCCTGTCCGTTCCCGACGGCTGGGGGGCACCGGAGCCAGAAGAAGGCTGA
- a CDS encoding GH25 family lysozyme: MVRRGLAVLLGAAVGFVGLAGGASPAQALPTPSGYAITGVDVSYFQGPSLDWAATARGGARFAYIRVSEQDGRAVPHNNPDPYYATNHAGARANGLYTGAYHRARPDLSSGKQQADVLLGFAPYVADGRSLPPMLDIEWPRADWGLNDCYNMTPAQLVAWIRDFVTEIAVRTGRQAMIYTNTNWWNPCTGSSQSFAANPLFIANYSQNPPPLPAGWSSFTVWQHAAGAPIPGSDFSTPDLDVFKGDHASLARLLGGPATSWLATVNNRYVTAEAAGASALIANRTALGPWEQFDQIDAGGGFVALRARVNGRYVTAENAGAAPLIANRTAVGSWEKFRVITNADGTTSLLANANNRYVTAEKAGALPLIANRTAIGAWEKFRVVTPPALVNLLATVNLRYVTAGASALIAGQTVVGPPQQFDEIDVGGGFVALRARVNGRYVTAENAGASPLIANRTAVGSWEKFRVITNADGTTSLLANANSRYVTAEKAGALPLIANRTAIGPWERFIRLTS, from the coding sequence ATGGTACGCAGAGGTCTGGCTGTGCTGCTGGGTGCGGCGGTGGGGTTCGTGGGGCTTGCCGGAGGCGCGTCGCCGGCCCAGGCGCTGCCGACCCCGAGTGGATACGCGATCACCGGCGTCGACGTGTCCTACTTCCAGGGACCGTCGCTCGACTGGGCGGCGACCGCCCGGGGCGGCGCGAGGTTCGCCTACATCCGGGTCAGCGAGCAGGACGGCCGCGCGGTGCCGCACAACAACCCCGATCCCTACTACGCCACCAACCACGCCGGCGCCCGGGCCAACGGCCTGTACACGGGGGCGTACCACCGAGCGCGTCCGGACCTGAGCAGCGGCAAGCAGCAGGCGGATGTCCTGCTCGGCTTCGCCCCCTACGTCGCCGACGGACGCAGCCTGCCGCCGATGCTGGACATCGAGTGGCCCCGGGCCGACTGGGGTCTGAACGACTGCTACAACATGACCCCCGCGCAACTGGTGGCCTGGATCCGGGACTTCGTCACCGAGATCGCCGTACGCACCGGCCGGCAGGCCATGATCTACACCAACACGAACTGGTGGAACCCCTGTACGGGAAGCAGCCAGAGCTTCGCGGCGAACCCGCTGTTCATCGCGAACTACTCCCAGAATCCGCCGCCGTTGCCGGCCGGCTGGTCCTCCTTCACCGTCTGGCAGCACGCCGCGGGAGCACCCATCCCCGGCTCCGACTTCTCCACGCCCGACCTGGACGTCTTCAAGGGCGACCACGCGTCGCTGGCCCGGCTACTCGGCGGGCCCGCGACGAGTTGGCTGGCGACGGTGAACAACCGGTACGTGACCGCGGAGGCGGCCGGCGCCTCGGCTCTGATCGCCAACCGGACCGCCCTCGGCCCCTGGGAGCAGTTCGACCAGATCGACGCCGGGGGCGGGTTCGTGGCGTTGCGCGCCCGAGTCAACGGCCGCTACGTCACCGCCGAGAACGCCGGCGCCGCACCGCTGATCGCCAACCGCACCGCCGTCGGGTCGTGGGAGAAGTTCCGCGTCATCACCAACGCCGACGGCACGACCAGCCTGCTGGCCAACGCGAACAACAGGTACGTGACCGCGGAAAAGGCCGGCGCCCTGCCGCTGATCGCCAACCGGACCGCCATCGGCGCCTGGGAGAAGTTCCGCGTCGTCACGCCGCCGGCCCTCGTCAACCTGCTGGCCACCGTGAACCTCCGGTACGTCACGGCGGGCGCCTCAGCCCTGATCGCCGGCCAGACGGTGGTCGGCCCACCGCAGCAGTTCGACGAGATCGACGTGGGCGGCGGGTTCGTGGCGTTGCGCGCCCGGGTCAACGGCCGCTACGTCACCGCCGAGAACGCCGGCGCCTCACCCCTGATCGCCAACCGCACCGCCGTCGGGTCCTGGGAGAAGTTTCGCGTCATCACCAACGCCGACGGCACGACCAGCCTGCTGGCCAACGCCAACAGCAGGTACGTGACCGCGGAAAAGGCCGGCGCCCTGCCCCTGATCGCCAACCGGACCGCCATCGGCCCCTGGGAGAGGTTCATCCGCCTGACCAGTTGA